The region TTGGTGTGATCTTTAGCTATCATACAAAATTTCTCAGCCTTTTCATCGCCACTGCCATCGATTTTGCGCTTTATTATTTGCTGCCCACCGTCACGATTTGCTATCAATGCCGCGCGATCTATCGCGGCTTTGCGGAAAACCCCGAGCATCAAGGATTCAATCATCTCACCGCGCTGAAGTATTCCAAAACGGCGACATGAAAATCACTGTACAACTCTTTGCGAGCTTGCGTGATGCCGTGGGCGCGCGCGAGCTTGAGATTGAAGCGCCGGAGTCCGCGACGCCGT is a window of Cytophagia bacterium CHB2 DNA encoding:
- a CDS encoding MoaD/ThiS family protein — translated: MPRDLSRLCGKPRASRIQSSHRAEVFQNGDMKITVQLFASLRDAVGARELEIEAPESATPFQIAERLALQFPKLAPHLPSISFAVDGEFVPADVSLQQVKELALLPPVSGG